Proteins encoded by one window of Methyloterricola oryzae:
- the rapZ gene encoding RNase adapter RapZ, with product MKLVIVSGLSGSGKSIALETLEDCGYYCIDNLPVALLESFVRQAMLTDQGTFQKTALGIDARNQSASLSQFPATRAMVAASGIDCELLFLQAEPFALLKRFSETRRKHPLTDATHSLSEAIELEWQLLEPVSQQADLLLDTTYTNVHQLRQLIRDRVGAREKRLMSLYFQSFGFKNGIPLDTDFVFDARCLPNPHWEPALRSKTGKDSEVIEFLSKNQDVCEYQDYLTSFLEKWVPRFEAENRSYLTIAVGCTGGQHRSVYLIEQLARHFRASPYDILVRHRELG from the coding sequence ATGAAACTCGTCATCGTCAGCGGATTGTCAGGGTCCGGCAAGAGTATCGCGCTGGAAACCCTGGAAGACTGCGGATATTACTGCATCGACAATCTCCCGGTGGCCTTGCTGGAGTCCTTCGTGCGGCAGGCCATGCTGACCGACCAGGGCACGTTCCAGAAAACCGCCCTGGGCATCGATGCCCGCAACCAGAGCGCCAGCCTCAGCCAGTTTCCGGCCACGCGCGCCATGGTCGCCGCGTCGGGGATCGACTGCGAACTGCTGTTCCTGCAGGCGGAGCCCTTCGCCTTGCTGAAGCGCTTCAGCGAGACCCGCCGCAAGCACCCGCTGACCGACGCCACCCATTCCCTGTCGGAAGCCATCGAACTGGAATGGCAGTTGTTGGAGCCGGTATCCCAACAGGCTGACCTGCTGCTCGATACCACCTACACCAATGTTCACCAGCTTCGGCAGTTGATCCGTGACCGCGTCGGCGCGCGCGAAAAACGGCTCATGTCCCTCTATTTCCAGTCCTTCGGCTTCAAGAACGGGATTCCCCTGGACACCGACTTCGTGTTCGACGCCCGTTGCCTCCCCAACCCGCACTGGGAACCGGCGCTGCGCAGCAAGACCGGCAAGGATTCGGAAGTGATCGAGTTTCTCTCGAAAAATCAGGATGTCTGCGAATACCAGGACTACCTGACGTCCTTCCTGGAAAAGTGGGTACCCCGCTTCGAAGCGGAGAACCGCAGCTACCTGACCATTGCCGTTGGCTGCACCGGCGGCCAGCACCGCTCGGTCTATCTGATCGAACAACTGGCACGGCATTTCCGGGCCTCGCCCTACGACATTCTGGTCCGGCACCGCGAACTGGGGTAG
- the hpf gene encoding ribosome hibernation-promoting factor, HPF/YfiA family — MQISVTGHHVEVTEAMKNYVDEKFQKLERHFDQLIDVHVILSVAKLAQKAESTVQVNGAKLFAEETQEDMYAAIDGLIDKLDRQIIKHKEKLSSHGR, encoded by the coding sequence ATGCAAATCAGCGTAACCGGCCACCACGTGGAAGTCACCGAGGCCATGAAGAACTATGTGGACGAGAAGTTCCAGAAGCTGGAGCGGCATTTCGACCAGTTGATCGACGTGCACGTCATACTATCCGTGGCTAAGCTGGCGCAGAAGGCGGAATCGACGGTGCAGGTGAATGGCGCCAAGCTCTTTGCCGAAGAGACCCAGGAAGACATGTACGCCGCCATCGACGGACTCATCGATAAGCTGGATCGCCAGATCATCAAGCACAAGGAAAAGCTGAGCAGCCACGGCCGCTGA
- a CDS encoding RNA polymerase factor sigma-54: protein MKQSLQLRLGQQLTMTPQLQQAIKLLQLSTLDLQQEIQQALDSNMMLEVAEEENTYSDISEPVESASQSTDYGELPNLDTASEIPQELATDSSWEDVYDTVQSYTLPQQNDNEGDDYLFQRAPSQTLQDHLYWQLELTPFGDQDHAIATALVDAVNDDGYLTNSVEDIHQGLLHQIEDLELDEVKAVLHRLQHFDPPGVCALDLADCLSIQLRQLPEDTPWREKALELTSRHLDLLAKKDLNKLKRLLELGDDELNQVIALIRTLEPKPGRQIKSEDAQYVIPDVFVSRIGDEWLVSLNPDISPKLRVNPFYSNMIKRADNSADNVCMKNHLQEARWFIKSLQSRNETLLKVARSIVDHQKDFLEFGERAMKPLVLRDVAEEVSMHESTISRVTTQKYMHTPNGVYEFKYFFSSHVSTDAGGECSAIAIKAYIKELIEQEDSTKPLSDHTLSAELKKKGINVARRTVAKYREAMNIAPSNERKRVF from the coding sequence ATGAAACAGAGCCTTCAACTTCGCCTCGGTCAGCAGCTGACCATGACGCCCCAGTTGCAGCAGGCCATCAAGCTGCTTCAGTTGTCTACCCTCGATCTACAACAAGAAATCCAGCAAGCGCTCGATTCCAACATGATGCTGGAGGTCGCGGAAGAGGAGAACACCTATTCCGACATCTCCGAGCCGGTGGAAAGCGCCTCCCAAAGCACCGATTACGGTGAGCTCCCCAATCTGGATACGGCCTCTGAGATCCCCCAGGAACTTGCCACGGACTCATCCTGGGAGGATGTCTACGACACCGTGCAGTCCTATACGCTGCCCCAGCAGAACGACAATGAGGGTGACGACTACCTGTTCCAGCGCGCCCCCTCCCAGACCTTGCAGGACCATTTGTACTGGCAGCTGGAGCTGACGCCCTTCGGTGACCAGGATCACGCCATCGCCACCGCCCTGGTCGACGCCGTGAACGACGATGGCTATCTCACCAACAGCGTCGAGGACATCCATCAAGGGCTTTTGCACCAGATCGAGGACCTGGAACTGGATGAAGTGAAGGCGGTTCTGCACCGCCTGCAACATTTCGACCCACCCGGCGTGTGTGCGCTGGACTTGGCGGATTGCCTGAGCATCCAGCTGCGCCAGTTGCCGGAGGACACGCCCTGGCGGGAAAAGGCCCTGGAGCTCACCTCCAGGCATCTGGACCTGCTGGCCAAAAAGGATTTGAACAAGCTCAAGCGCCTGCTCGAACTCGGCGATGACGAACTCAACCAGGTGATTGCGCTGATCCGCACCCTGGAACCCAAGCCGGGAAGGCAGATCAAATCGGAGGACGCCCAATACGTCATTCCCGACGTGTTCGTGTCCCGCATCGGCGACGAGTGGCTGGTATCCTTGAACCCGGACATCTCACCCAAGCTCAGGGTCAACCCGTTCTATTCCAACATGATCAAGCGCGCCGACAACAGCGCCGACAATGTCTGCATGAAGAACCACCTGCAGGAAGCGCGTTGGTTCATCAAGAGCCTGCAGAGCCGCAATGAGACCTTGCTGAAGGTGGCCCGATCCATCGTGGATCACCAGAAGGACTTTCTGGAGTTCGGCGAGCGCGCCATGAAGCCCCTGGTTTTGCGCGACGTGGCCGAGGAAGTGAGCATGCACGAGTCCACCATTTCCCGCGTCACCACCCAGAAGTACATGCATACGCCCAACGGGGTGTACGAATTCAAGTATTTCTTTTCCAGCCACGTCTCAACCGACGCGGGCGGCGAATGCTCCGCCATCGCCATCAAGGCGTACATCAAGGAACTGATCGAGCAGGAGGACTCCACCAAGCCCCTGAGCGACCATACCTTGTCCGCCGAACTCAAGAAAAAAGGCATCAACGTGGCGCGCCGTACCGTCGCCAAATACCGCGAGGCCATGAACATTGCCCCATCCAACGAAAGGAAGCGCGTCTTCTGA
- the lptB gene encoding LPS export ABC transporter ATP-binding protein, with translation MTLLSARDLNKTYNKRRVVDGVSLSMHNGEVVGLLGPNGAGKTTTFYMIVGLIKPDTGSIHLDEASITHLPMHARSHLGLGYLPQEPSIFRKLTVAENLRAVLELRRDLSNGQRDLRIEELLEEFSVSHLRDQPAIGLSGGERRRVEIARALACEPRFMLLDEPFAGVDPISIIDIQKIIQHLKSRGIGILITEHNVRETLGICDRAYILAGGKVIAEGSSNEIVQNQEVRKVYLGENFSL, from the coding sequence ATGACCCTTTTGTCCGCGCGCGACCTCAACAAGACCTACAACAAAAGGCGCGTCGTCGACGGCGTCTCCCTGAGCATGCACAATGGCGAAGTGGTCGGGCTGCTCGGCCCCAACGGAGCCGGCAAGACCACCACCTTCTACATGATCGTCGGCCTCATCAAGCCCGATACCGGCAGCATCCATCTGGATGAGGCCTCCATCACCCATCTGCCCATGCATGCGCGCTCCCACTTGGGCCTGGGCTATCTACCCCAGGAACCCTCCATCTTTCGCAAGCTGACGGTGGCGGAGAACCTCAGGGCGGTACTGGAACTGCGCCGGGACCTGAGTAACGGGCAAAGGGACCTGCGCATCGAGGAACTGCTGGAGGAATTCAGCGTCAGCCATTTGCGCGACCAGCCGGCCATCGGGCTGTCCGGCGGCGAGCGCCGCAGGGTCGAAATTGCCCGAGCCCTGGCCTGCGAGCCGCGCTTCATGCTGCTGGACGAGCCCTTTGCCGGCGTCGACCCCATTTCCATCATCGACATCCAGAAGATCATTCAGCATCTGAAGAGCCGCGGCATCGGCATTCTCATCACCGAGCACAATGTGCGCGAAACCCTGGGAATCTGCGACCGTGCCTACATTCTGGCCGGCGGAAAAGTCATCGCCGAGGGCAGTTCGAACGAAATCGTGCAAAATCAGGAGGTCCGCAAGGTCTACCTGGGCGAAAACTTTTCACTCTGA
- the lptA gene encoding lipopolysaccharide transport periplasmic protein LptA, which produces MLSFLWLSLAGGGALALESDSSQPINIEADAATYDEAKGETIYTGNVHTTQGSLDVLADKMIVYQKSGKTEKIVAFGKPAKLKQTPEPGKPDWHGLGQRAEYFPDTGILILYDNALAWQGEKADTSDRVASDRIEYDSRNSVMKAGTPSAAGSRRVHVTLQPENKPAKPASSNP; this is translated from the coding sequence TTGCTGTCGTTTCTCTGGCTGAGCCTTGCCGGCGGCGGTGCGCTTGCCCTGGAAAGCGATTCCAGCCAGCCCATCAATATCGAGGCGGATGCCGCGACCTACGACGAGGCCAAGGGCGAGACCATCTACACGGGCAATGTGCATACCACCCAGGGCAGCCTGGATGTGCTGGCCGACAAGATGATCGTGTACCAGAAGTCGGGCAAGACGGAGAAGATCGTGGCCTTCGGCAAGCCCGCCAAACTCAAGCAGACGCCGGAGCCCGGCAAGCCCGACTGGCACGGCCTTGGCCAGCGCGCCGAATATTTTCCCGACACCGGCATCCTGATTCTGTACGACAACGCCCTGGCGTGGCAGGGCGAGAAGGCCGACACCAGCGACCGGGTCGCCAGCGACCGCATCGAATACGACAGCCGCAATTCGGTGATGAAGGCCGGCACGCCCTCGGCCGCAGGCAGCCGTCGCGTGCACGTCACCCTGCAGCCGGAGAACAAGCCCGCCAAGCCCGCGAGCAGCAATCCATGA
- the lptC gene encoding LPS export ABC transporter periplasmic protein LptC, with protein MLQQRPISNYVALLALAAGTWWLADYLTPKEAPTEKLSRGKVDYYSTHISRTVMTPEGIPKSLLYAVTMTHYKGSDRTEMEKPVMTLYKANASPWIIHSDTATSLSGGSAVYLNGDVLITRETNQGDIVKIITRDVKYDPEKNYAETAEYATILGPGDKLSGTGMQVYFEPDLRANLLADVRRTHEMHPKDSKVRKR; from the coding sequence GTGCTGCAGCAGCGCCCCATCAGCAACTATGTCGCCCTGCTGGCGCTGGCGGCCGGCACCTGGTGGCTGGCGGACTACCTGACGCCCAAGGAAGCGCCGACGGAAAAACTCTCCCGGGGGAAGGTGGACTATTATTCCACCCACATCAGCCGCACCGTCATGACGCCCGAGGGCATTCCCAAGAGCCTGCTCTACGCCGTCACCATGACCCACTACAAGGGCAGCGACCGGACGGAGATGGAAAAGCCGGTGATGACCCTATACAAGGCTAATGCGTCGCCCTGGATCATCCATTCCGACACCGCCACCTCCCTGTCCGGGGGTTCCGCGGTGTACCTGAACGGCGATGTGCTGATCACGCGGGAAACCAATCAGGGCGACATCGTCAAGATCATCACCCGCGACGTAAAATACGACCCTGAAAAGAATTACGCAGAAACCGCAGAGTACGCGACCATACTCGGACCCGGCGACAAGCTGAGCGGAACCGGGATGCAGGTCTATTTCGAACCCGATCTGAGAGCCAACCTTCTCGCCGATGTACGTAGAACCCATGAGATGCATCCGAAGGACAGCAAAGTCCGCAAACGCTGA
- the kdsC gene encoding 3-deoxy-manno-octulosonate-8-phosphatase KdsC: MQDIHAKAAAIELVIFDVDGVLTDGRLFFDDAGREYKSFHVRDGYGIKALQRGGVSVGVISGRRSRAVELRMESLGIAHVYLGQEDKLPAFETLREALGLEPGQIAHVGDDLPDLPILRRVGLAIAVADAHPSILPHCHWRTSLPGGHGAAREVCDLLLAARGLSNLTVSASA; encoded by the coding sequence ATGCAGGACATACACGCGAAAGCCGCAGCCATAGAATTGGTGATCTTCGACGTGGACGGCGTGCTCACCGACGGGCGCCTGTTCTTCGATGACGCCGGGCGCGAGTACAAGAGTTTCCACGTGCGCGACGGTTACGGCATCAAGGCGCTGCAGCGGGGCGGAGTGAGCGTGGGCGTCATCTCCGGCCGCCGTTCCCGCGCGGTGGAACTGCGCATGGAAAGCCTCGGCATCGCGCACGTCTATCTGGGCCAGGAGGACAAACTGCCCGCCTTTGAAACCCTGCGCGAAGCGCTGGGCCTGGAGCCGGGGCAGATTGCCCATGTAGGGGATGATCTGCCCGACCTGCCCATCCTGCGCCGCGTCGGTCTGGCGATCGCCGTGGCCGACGCCCATCCGTCCATCCTGCCTCATTGCCACTGGCGCACGTCCCTGCCCGGCGGACACGGCGCTGCGCGCGAAGTCTGCGATCTGCTGCTGGCCGCCCGCGGCTTGTCCAATCTCACCGTCTCCGCCTCGGCCTGA
- a CDS encoding KpsF/GutQ family sugar-phosphate isomerase, translated as MHALSASDALDERDLLRMGRHVLQIEADAIAALTARLNGSFVSACRMLLACRGRIVVTGMGKSGHIAGKIAATLASTGSPAFFVHPGEASHGDLGMITREDVVLALSSSGETDEVLTILPLIKRIGAGLIALTGNPESTLARQADVHVDVAVCEEACPLGLAPTSSTTAALAMGDALAVAMLEARGFTREDFALSHPGGSLGRRLLLTVRDIMHRGADIPAVSPETLVRDAVLEMTAKKLGMTAVIDAESHLLGIFTDGDLRRLFEQAGDIHATRMADVMTRGCARVSGDCLAAEAVHIMESRRINALLVVDANNVLEGALNMHDLLRAGIA; from the coding sequence TTGCACGCGCTGTCCGCAAGCGATGCCCTGGATGAGAGGGACCTGCTGCGCATGGGCCGCCATGTCCTGCAGATCGAGGCGGATGCGATCGCGGCGCTGACCGCGCGACTGAACGGCAGCTTTGTCAGTGCCTGCCGCATGCTATTGGCGTGCCGCGGGCGCATCGTCGTTACCGGCATGGGCAAATCCGGACACATTGCCGGCAAGATTGCCGCTACCCTCGCCAGTACCGGCAGCCCTGCCTTTTTCGTCCACCCGGGCGAGGCCAGCCATGGCGATCTGGGCATGATCACCCGGGAGGATGTGGTGCTCGCCCTGTCCAGTTCCGGCGAAACCGACGAGGTGCTGACCATCCTGCCGCTGATCAAGCGCATCGGTGCCGGACTGATCGCCTTAACCGGGAATCCAGAATCCACGCTGGCGCGCCAGGCCGATGTGCACGTGGACGTGGCGGTGTGCGAAGAGGCCTGCCCCTTGGGACTGGCGCCCACGTCCAGCACCACCGCCGCGCTGGCCATGGGCGACGCCCTTGCGGTCGCCATGCTTGAGGCACGCGGTTTCACCCGCGAGGATTTCGCCCTGTCCCACCCCGGCGGCAGCCTGGGCCGGCGCTTGCTGTTGACCGTGCGCGACATCATGCACCGCGGCGCGGACATACCGGCAGTGTCGCCGGAGACCCTTGTGCGCGATGCTGTGCTGGAGATGACGGCGAAGAAGCTGGGCATGACCGCCGTCATCGACGCCGAAAGCCATCTACTCGGCATTTTCACCGACGGCGACCTCAGGCGCTTGTTCGAACAAGCCGGCGACATCCATGCGACGCGCATGGCCGATGTCATGACTCGCGGCTGCGCCCGTGTCAGCGGCGATTGCCTTGCCGCCGAGGCGGTGCACATCATGGAGTCCAGGCGCATCAACGCGCTCCTGGTGGTAGACGCGAATAACGTGTTGGAGGGTGCTCTGAACATGCATGACCTGCTGCGCGCCGGGATTGCCTGA
- a CDS encoding RT0821/Lpp0805 family surface protein — protein MPSFREFSLIGVIASLAVFTGCAGGGYSGMAANPAVSAAGQSAMNAASQAAAQSIVNSAAGAMGVQNPMMNAVLQNMTQGVINSQIGQQVQPADQNFRLQQLEGMVQQGTVNQNQQWSNPQTGSTLSVTPVGQAQVDPTSRQNCRDLEEIYTSSSGQQIRELRRACQDASGRWVLVQ, from the coding sequence ATGCCTAGTTTTCGCGAATTCAGCCTCATCGGCGTCATCGCCTCGTTGGCCGTCTTCACCGGCTGCGCCGGCGGCGGATACAGCGGGATGGCCGCGAACCCGGCGGTCTCCGCCGCGGGCCAGTCGGCCATGAATGCCGCGAGCCAGGCCGCTGCCCAGTCCATCGTCAACAGCGCCGCCGGCGCCATGGGTGTGCAAAACCCCATGATGAACGCCGTCCTGCAGAACATGACCCAGGGCGTCATCAACAGCCAGATTGGTCAGCAGGTGCAACCGGCGGACCAGAACTTCCGGCTCCAGCAACTGGAAGGCATGGTGCAGCAGGGAACGGTGAACCAGAACCAGCAGTGGAGCAACCCGCAGACGGGCAGCACCCTCTCGGTGACCCCGGTAGGACAGGCCCAGGTGGACCCGACGTCCCGCCAGAACTGCCGTGATCTGGAGGAGATCTACACCTCCAGCAGTGGCCAGCAGATTCGTGAGCTGCGCCGCGCCTGCCAGGACGCCAGCGGCCGCTGGGTGCTGGTTCAGTAG
- the recD gene encoding exodeoxyribonuclease V subunit alpha yields MNPLDTPEESLADGFARRMLGLSQALDEPARDLLFRAARAVSLATSAGHVCVDLREALQLGPQDDVSAACAQLQATGLVTLSDSPSLLPLVIDSANRLYLARYFDYERRLAAALLARTGPLAAEPQPEDRALLDRLFSANRARLEERADWQKLGCAMALCNRLTIVAGGPGTGKTTTLVSLLAVLLRAQPQLRVALAAPTGKAAQRMREAMQQRAAALPEDIRDRLPDKVHTVHRLLGAVPDRRRFRHHAGNPLPIDLLVVDEASMLDLALATRLLEAVPGEARVVFLGDKDQLAAVEAGAVFHEICTDPGLDDGCRERLAALTGCAVAAIRPLPPRQASPLRNCAVWLDDSLRYRQDSGIGQLAADINRGDGAAALRRLGSGAHPELEWIRDGGPRLAAVSMNALAAGFDTYREAVQAFTGDAADAFAAFDRFRVLCAVRASERGAERLNQALSARFREGLRDPRDKARNPWFPGRPLIITSNDYGLGLFNGDVGLCLPAAEGGLLAYFPEPGGGYRSLAPSRLPPHETAFAMTVHKAQGSEFAQVALVLPATSSRVLSRELLFTAVTRARRKVMLFGAAEMLAQAIATQTQRNSGLLDRLRELAPPSPVEGSRAAHDRVS; encoded by the coding sequence ATGAATCCGCTAGACACGCCCGAAGAGTCCCTGGCGGACGGTTTTGCCCGTCGAATGCTCGGGCTGTCCCAAGCCCTGGATGAACCGGCTCGCGATCTCCTGTTCCGCGCCGCGCGCGCGGTGAGCCTGGCCACCAGCGCCGGCCATGTCTGCGTGGACCTGCGCGAGGCCTTGCAACTGGGACCTCAGGACGATGTATCGGCCGCCTGCGCCCAGCTCCAGGCGACGGGGCTGGTGACGCTTTCAGACTCTCCTTCCTTGCTGCCCTTGGTGATCGATAGCGCCAACCGCCTTTACCTGGCCCGCTATTTCGATTACGAACGGCGTCTGGCAGCGGCCCTCCTCGCCCGCACCGGCCCGCTTGCGGCGGAACCGCAGCCGGAAGACCGCGCCCTGCTCGACCGCCTGTTCAGCGCCAATCGCGCGCGCCTGGAAGAAAGGGCTGACTGGCAAAAACTGGGCTGCGCCATGGCCCTGTGCAACCGTCTCACCATCGTCGCTGGCGGCCCCGGGACGGGCAAGACCACCACGCTGGTGAGCCTGCTGGCGGTGCTGCTGCGCGCTCAGCCCCAGTTGCGCGTGGCCCTGGCGGCGCCGACCGGGAAGGCCGCGCAGAGGATGCGCGAAGCGATGCAGCAGCGTGCCGCGGCCCTGCCTGAGGACATTCGGGACCGGCTGCCGGACAAGGTGCACACGGTGCATCGACTGCTTGGCGCGGTCCCGGATCGACGCCGCTTCCGCCACCATGCGGGCAACCCCTTGCCCATCGACCTGCTGGTGGTGGACGAGGCCTCCATGCTTGACCTAGCCCTTGCCACGCGCTTGCTGGAGGCCGTGCCAGGCGAGGCCCGCGTGGTCTTTCTGGGCGACAAGGACCAATTGGCGGCGGTTGAAGCGGGGGCCGTGTTTCACGAGATCTGCACCGATCCCGGCTTAGATGACGGCTGCCGGGAGCGCCTGGCGGCATTGACCGGTTGCGCTGTCGCCGCCATCCGGCCGCTGCCGCCCCGGCAGGCATCGCCGCTGCGCAACTGTGCCGTATGGCTGGATGACAGCCTGCGCTACCGGCAGGATTCAGGCATAGGTCAGCTGGCGGCCGATATCAACCGCGGCGATGGTGCCGCGGCCTTGCGGCGGCTCGGCAGCGGAGCGCACCCGGAACTGGAATGGATCCGCGATGGGGGGCCCAGGCTGGCAGCCGTCTCCATGAACGCCCTGGCCGCTGGCTTCGACACCTATCGGGAGGCGGTGCAGGCCTTCACCGGCGACGCGGCGGACGCCTTCGCCGCATTCGACCGTTTCCGGGTCCTGTGTGCCGTGCGGGCGTCGGAGCGCGGTGCGGAGCGGCTCAATCAGGCCCTGAGCGCCCGTTTTCGCGAGGGATTGCGCGATCCGCGCGACAAGGCGCGCAACCCCTGGTTTCCGGGCAGGCCGCTGATCATCACCAGCAATGACTACGGGCTAGGCCTGTTCAACGGCGACGTGGGGCTATGCCTGCCGGCAGCGGAGGGAGGCCTGTTGGCGTACTTCCCGGAACCTGGGGGCGGGTACCGCAGCCTGGCGCCATCGAGGCTCCCGCCCCACGAGACTGCCTTCGCCATGACCGTGCACAAGGCGCAAGGCTCCGAATTCGCGCAGGTTGCCTTGGTCCTGCCCGCCACCAGCAGCCGGGTCCTGAGCCGCGAACTGCTCTTTACCGCGGTGACGCGCGCGCGGCGCAAGGTGATGCTATTCGGCGCCGCCGAAATGCTGGCGCAGGCTATTGCAACCCAAACCCAGCGCAATTCCGGTCTGCTGGACCGCCTCCGGGAACTTGCTCCGCCGAGCCCCGTCGAAGGCTCGCGCGCCGCCCATGATCGTGTATCATAA